Sequence from the Trichocoleus sp. FACHB-46 genome:
GCCCCCGCAATTACATCGCTCAGCCCACCCTTTGTCTCTCCCGAGTGCCTACCTTGATGGAAGAGCAAATCGAAGGTTGCCACGTCGATCTGCGCCCCTACATTCTCTACGGCAAAAACATTTATGTCAGTCCTGGCGGTTTAACCAGGGTGGCGTTGCGAAAAGGCTCTCTCGTCGTCAACTCCTCGCAGGGCGGCGGTAGCAAAGATACTTGGGTGGTCTGCAAGTAAGGAGATAAAAGTGATGCTCAGTCGAGTTGCAGATTCAATTTATTGGCTGAATCGCTATGTGGAACGAGCCGAAAATGTTGCTCGTTTTATTGAAGTGAATCTGAATTTATTGCTAGATTCTCCCCCTGGGGTAACTCAGCAATGGGAACCTCTAATCCTGACCACAGGTGATTTGCCTTTGTTTCAACAACGCTATGGTGAGGCGACCGCAGAGAATGTGATGCGGTTTCTCACCTTCGATCGCCACTATCCTAATTCCATCCTCTCTTGTCTGTCAGCAGCGCGCGAGAATGCCCGTTCTGTGCGTGAGGTGATCTCCTCCGAGATGTGGCAGCAGCTGAATGCCTTCTACTTTATGGTGAAAGAGGCGGCTGAGACAGATTCGCTGCCAGAGTGGCAGGACTTCTTTACTGAGGTAAAAATGTCTAGTCACTTATTCGCAGGCATCATGGATGCCACGATGACCCACGGCGAAGGTTGGCACTTTGGGCAGATTGGTCGCTTGTTAGAAAGAGCTGACAAAACAGCGCGGATTCTGGATGTGAAGTACTTCATCTTGCTCCCCTCCGCCAAAGATGTGGGCACCACCTTGGATGAGTTGCAATGGATGGCGTTGCTCAGATCAGCGAGCGCTTATGAAATGTACCGTAAGCGGCAGCGGCACCGAATCAACCCCACTGCCGTAGCGGAGTTTCTGATTCTCGATCGCGAATTTCCCCGGTCGATTCAGTTTTGCATCCTGCAAGCGGAGCGATCGCTGCATCGCATTACGGGCACCCCAACCGGAACCTGGAGCAATCCGACTGAGCGGGCAGTGGGACGGTTACGATCTGAACTCGGCTACCTGACGATTGACGACATCATTGAAGCAGGGTTACATGAGTTTTTAGATAAAATTCAGCGACAACTGAATGACATTGGCGAAAAAGTCTTTTCTACCTTTGTCGCCGTCAATCCGGTATAAGCATTGGCCCCTCACTCCTCCTGACTTTCCTTGCATTACCAAATCGCCCACACCACTACCTACAGCTACAGTCAGCCTGTGACGCTGGCTCCGCACTTGGTCAGGCTGCGTCCCCGCTGTGATGCCAGCCAATCCTTGCAGTCCTTCTCGCTGGTGGTTGATCCCAAACCACTGGGCATCTCGCAGATCACGGATTTAGATGGCAATGCGGTGGTTAAGCTGTGGTTCCAGCAAGAGTTGACCGATCGCTTGCAGATTCAAGTGTTGTCGCAAGTTGAAACCCTCCGCAGCAACCCTTTCGACTATTTGATGGAGGCTTGGGCGCTGAAGTTGCCGATTGATTATCCTGCCTCCCTCCATACACAGCTCAAACCCTACCTAAGCGGGCAAACGCTGCATTACTCCACCAGCCTTGATCCCGTCGCCGTGAAATTGGCCCAGGAGATCCATCAAGCGACTGGAGGAGATGCGATCGCGTTTCTCTCCGAGCTGAGTCAACGCATTCACCAAACCTGTAAACATACGATTCGAGAATTTGGCGAACCCCTAGCACCAGGGATCACCTGGGCGCAACGCTTAGGCTCCTGCCGCGATTTGACCGTGTTGTTTATGGAAGCTTGTCGGGCGATGGGGTTGGCGGCGCGGTTTGTCAGCGGCTACGAAGCGGGCGATCACCAAGCTACCGAGAGACATCTCCATGCTTGGGCAGAAGTATATCTCCCTGGAGCAGGCTGGCGTGGCTACGATCCCACCCAAGGTTTAGCCGTAGCCGATCATCATATTGCCTTGGTTGCCAGTGCAGCTCCAGCTTACGCAGCTCCCATTTCTGGGACGTTGAATCGAGCGGGTGCAGTGCAATCTAGCCTGAAATACCACCTATCGATTCAAGCCCGCACAGACTTTGGGCTATCCCAATTTGCCACGAATGCTTAACAGCTTTTAGTCGATAGGGATATCTTCGTTTGAGTCTTGCAGGGCGTGCTCCCACTCAATCTCTGGCATACATTCAAAGGCTTGACGCAAACAGGCTTCCCAATGTCTGCGAATTTGAGCTAAGTAAGGTGCGCCAATCCGGAGCCGCAGTTCATGCTTGATCCGGAAGCTATTAATTTCATACATGACCAAGCTGATCGGCGGCCCCACCGAGATATTGGATTTCATGGTGGAGTCAATCGATAGCAAGGCACATTTAGCCGCTGCTTCTAGAGGCGTCTCAAAGGTCAAGGTGCGATCGAGAATCGGCTTGCCATATTTAGTTTCGCCGATTTGCAAAAATGGGGTGTCTTTAGTGGCGTGGATGCAGTTGCCCTGACTGTAAATCATATACAGCTCTGGCTCTTGCCCTTTGATCTGTCCGCCGAGAATCACGGTACAGGTGGCATCAATGCCATCTTGCTGCAACCAAGAGCGGTCTTGCTCCTGAATTTGGCGCAGCTTTTCGCCGATGTAACGGGCAATCTCATAGAAGTTGGGCAAGGTATGAAGATTCACTTCTGCCCCAGACTGGAGGTCTTGCCGCAGCAGGGTTAAAGCGCCTTGCGTCACCGACAAATTCCCTGAGGTGCAGAGCAGCAGAATCCGCTCTCCGGGCTGAGACAGGTCAAACAGTTTTTGGTAGGTGGAGATGTAGTCAACGCCAGCATTGGTGCGCGAGTCCGCAGCCATGACCAAACCAAATTTAGTCAGGATTCCCAGACAGTAAGTCACGGTGGGTTCGGGGATGAAGAATTTTCCTTGATTGTAGAGCCAGAGCCGTTCTGGGAAAACTTTTTTTAAGATGAGCGATCGCCTTAAAAGATTGGGACAAGCGATCACCCAACGAGTTGAGCTTCAAAATCATGCAGGATAGCCAATGATTGTCAAAGAATTGGATGCTTTTGTCTCCCAAAATAAGTTTGCTAAGGCAG
This genomic interval carries:
- a CDS encoding transglutaminase family protein, with protein sequence MHYQIAHTTTYSYSQPVTLAPHLVRLRPRCDASQSLQSFSLVVDPKPLGISQITDLDGNAVVKLWFQQELTDRLQIQVLSQVETLRSNPFDYLMEAWALKLPIDYPASLHTQLKPYLSGQTLHYSTSLDPVAVKLAQEIHQATGGDAIAFLSELSQRIHQTCKHTIREFGEPLAPGITWAQRLGSCRDLTVLFMEACRAMGLAARFVSGYEAGDHQATERHLHAWAEVYLPGAGWRGYDPTQGLAVADHHIALVASAAPAYAAPISGTLNRAGAVQSSLKYHLSIQARTDFGLSQFATNA
- a CDS encoding alpha-E domain-containing protein, whose product is MLSRVADSIYWLNRYVERAENVARFIEVNLNLLLDSPPGVTQQWEPLILTTGDLPLFQQRYGEATAENVMRFLTFDRHYPNSILSCLSAARENARSVREVISSEMWQQLNAFYFMVKEAAETDSLPEWQDFFTEVKMSSHLFAGIMDATMTHGEGWHFGQIGRLLERADKTARILDVKYFILLPSAKDVGTTLDELQWMALLRSASAYEMYRKRQRHRINPTAVAEFLILDREFPRSIQFCILQAERSLHRITGTPTGTWSNPTERAVGRLRSELGYLTIDDIIEAGLHEFLDKIQRQLNDIGEKVFSTFVAVNPV
- a CDS encoding peptidase, coding for MIACPNLLRRSLILKKVFPERLWLYNQGKFFIPEPTVTYCLGILTKFGLVMAADSRTNAGVDYISTYQKLFDLSQPGERILLLCTSGNLSVTQGALTLLRQDLQSGAEVNLHTLPNFYEIARYIGEKLRQIQEQDRSWLQQDGIDATCTVILGGQIKGQEPELYMIYSQGNCIHATKDTPFLQIGETKYGKPILDRTLTFETPLEAAAKCALLSIDSTMKSNISVGPPISLVMYEINSFRIKHELRLRIGAPYLAQIRRHWEACLRQAFECMPEIEWEHALQDSNEDIPID